A region from the Halobacillus mangrovi genome encodes:
- a CDS encoding pirin family protein → MKREVEKKWYVKYDEMEFPAVQKGMILEPGRWQEFDPFLLMAEDWFKRGTFSDHPHRGFQTLTYVIDGRLEHIDNRGGHGILESGDIQYMNAGSGARHAEEAVDEDIAHTLQLWINLPKEKKGISPSYQDVRKEDAVKVSKDGADVLVYAGQTAGVQGPLQSEVPITLAEIKLEPGTAYTHHLPLNHNAFLYLLSGDVDLGEEEENLKKTGAATLTFDESAEAEVKSELLIRANNRSRVLIYSGEPIREDVAAHGPFVMNTMGEVKKAFLDFQKGKFGPDVKS, encoded by the coding sequence ATGAAGAGGGAAGTGGAGAAGAAATGGTACGTGAAGTATGACGAGATGGAATTTCCAGCCGTACAAAAAGGTATGATCCTTGAACCAGGTCGCTGGCAGGAGTTTGATCCTTTTCTATTGATGGCAGAAGACTGGTTTAAAAGAGGAACTTTCTCTGACCACCCTCACCGTGGGTTTCAAACCTTAACGTATGTCATTGATGGGAGGTTAGAGCACATTGATAACCGCGGAGGACATGGGATCCTTGAATCCGGAGATATTCAATATATGAATGCTGGGTCTGGAGCGAGGCACGCAGAAGAAGCCGTAGATGAAGATATTGCTCATACCTTGCAGCTATGGATCAATCTTCCTAAAGAGAAAAAAGGGATATCACCTAGCTATCAGGATGTACGCAAAGAGGATGCGGTAAAAGTCTCTAAAGACGGAGCAGATGTCCTTGTGTACGCTGGCCAAACGGCAGGAGTTCAAGGGCCTCTTCAATCGGAAGTACCGATCACACTCGCTGAAATTAAGCTTGAACCAGGAACTGCCTATACACACCATCTCCCTCTTAACCATAATGCTTTTCTTTACCTCCTGTCTGGTGATGTGGATTTAGGTGAAGAGGAAGAGAACTTAAAGAAAACCGGAGCGGCTACATTAACATTTGACGAATCAGCTGAAGCAGAAGTTAAAAGCGAACTCCTTATAAGGGCAAACAACCGGTCAAGAGTCCTTATCTATTCTGGAGAGCCAATCCGTGAAGATGTGGCTGCTCACGGTCCATTTGTTATGAATACGATGGGCGAAGTGAAAAAAGCGTTTCTTGATTTTCAAAAAGGGAAGTTCGGCCCGGATGTGAAATCTTAG
- a CDS encoding NAD(P)/FAD-dependent oxidoreductase, with protein sequence MEKYMVIGAGILGASTGYHLAKKGADVTIIDRNDPGQATEAAAGIVCPWLSQRRNKKWYRLVKGGAKYYPELIQMLKEDGEQETGYRRVGAISLHTDDKKLDQMVERALKRREDAPEIGEVTRLTPEETKKHFPPLADGYGSVHVSGAARVDGRALKESLLNAARKSGATFVQGDASLAFDNNEVTGVKVNGKTIRGQVLMTTGAWAKPLLEPLGIEFLVSAQKAQIVHLELTNTDTSKWPVVMPPNNQYMLSFGGGRIVAGATHEDDVGFDNRPTAGGMHYIFDKALEIAPGLYDSTLVETRVGFRPFTPGFLPVFGEVPNIDGLLVANGLGASGLTSGPYLGAELARLALGEETELDPADYDVAEAIRTVE encoded by the coding sequence ATGGAAAAATACATGGTTATCGGGGCAGGAATATTGGGAGCATCAACAGGCTATCACTTAGCGAAAAAAGGGGCAGATGTCACGATCATTGATCGGAATGACCCCGGCCAGGCGACAGAGGCTGCAGCTGGAATCGTATGCCCCTGGTTATCGCAAAGACGAAATAAAAAATGGTATCGTCTTGTCAAAGGCGGTGCCAAATATTATCCTGAACTGATTCAAATGTTGAAAGAAGATGGCGAGCAAGAGACTGGCTACAGAAGAGTAGGAGCCATCAGCCTTCATACTGATGATAAAAAACTCGATCAAATGGTAGAGCGTGCATTAAAAAGGAGAGAGGACGCACCGGAAATCGGAGAGGTTACCCGCTTGACTCCAGAAGAGACCAAAAAGCATTTTCCTCCTTTAGCTGACGGATATGGATCGGTCCATGTCAGCGGTGCTGCAAGGGTTGATGGACGTGCTTTAAAAGAGTCTCTTTTGAATGCTGCTCGAAAAAGCGGTGCAACGTTTGTCCAAGGCGATGCTTCCTTGGCTTTTGATAACAATGAGGTGACAGGAGTCAAGGTAAACGGTAAAACCATTCGTGGCCAGGTGCTCATGACAACAGGCGCATGGGCAAAGCCGCTGCTTGAGCCTCTCGGGATTGAATTTTTAGTTTCTGCTCAAAAGGCGCAAATCGTCCATCTTGAGCTGACGAACACAGACACAAGCAAATGGCCAGTCGTAATGCCACCGAACAATCAGTACATGCTTTCCTTCGGCGGGGGCCGTATTGTCGCTGGTGCGACCCACGAAGATGATGTAGGATTCGATAATCGCCCTACAGCGGGAGGGATGCATTATATATTCGATAAGGCATTGGAGATCGCTCCTGGCTTATACGACAGCACCTTGGTAGAAACACGGGTTGGCTTTCGTCCATTCACTCCAGGATTTTTACCTGTCTTTGGAGAAGTGCCAAATATAGACGGCTTGCTAGTGGCTAATGGGCTAGGGGCTTCAGGTTTAACTTCAGGTCCCTATTTAGGTGCAGAGCTTGCACGTCTGGCACTTGGAGAAGAAACGGAACTAGACCCAGCCGACTATGATGTAGCGGAAGCAATTCGCACAGTGGAATAA
- a CDS encoding ArsR/SmtB family transcription factor: protein MEKEPNQEVDGNEEEVEQLDEETLFVVSQTFKALSDPTRIRILHLLCKQEMSVNQIADTLDLRQSTVSHQLRFLKNLRLVKYRRAGTTLYYSNDDDHVMNVLQQTINHALHH, encoded by the coding sequence ATGGAAAAAGAACCAAATCAAGAAGTGGACGGAAATGAAGAGGAAGTAGAACAGTTAGATGAAGAGACGTTGTTTGTTGTCTCCCAAACGTTCAAAGCGTTATCCGATCCGACTAGAATTCGAATCCTACATCTTCTCTGTAAACAGGAGATGTCTGTAAATCAAATCGCCGATACATTAGATCTACGACAGTCAACGGTATCTCATCAATTACGGTTTTTGAAAAATTTACGGTTAGTCAAGTATCGGAGAGCGGGAACGACCTTATACTATTCCAATGATGATGATCACGTTATGAACGTTTTACAGCAAACGATTAACCACGCTCTTCACCATTAA
- a CDS encoding VOC family protein yields the protein MDKKLDHIGIAVRNIEESIEFYTKVLRGSLIDRYRSEAEGVESEIAIIDIDGDRTELLMPTNNTTSPIARFIKQKGKGVHHVAYRVEDLDEARKELEQQGIRTLDWSLRTNKHGRRLIYLNPADTEGTIIEYCDYPDQN from the coding sequence TTGGATAAGAAATTGGATCATATCGGCATTGCCGTACGTAATATAGAGGAAAGTATAGAGTTTTACACGAAGGTTCTCAGAGGTTCATTGATTGACCGCTACCGCAGTGAAGCGGAAGGGGTCGAGAGCGAGATTGCCATCATCGATATTGATGGAGACAGAACAGAGCTTCTGATGCCGACAAATAATACGACTTCGCCCATTGCCCGGTTTATAAAGCAAAAAGGGAAAGGGGTCCATCACGTAGCGTATCGGGTTGAAGATCTGGATGAGGCTCGAAAGGAGCTTGAACAACAAGGGATTCGTACGCTTGACTGGTCTCTCCGTACCAATAAACATGGCAGGCGATTAATTTACTTGAACCCGGCTGATACGGAAGGCACCATAATTGAGTATTGTGATTATCCCGATCAAAATTAA
- a CDS encoding type 1 glutamine amidotransferase domain-containing protein — translation MSKKVLMVVTNHAKITEDTPTGIWLSEFGEAYNEFKNHGYEVTVASPSGGEAPVDPNSVSEDEPQEILNTKPHLENTTPISEVNAEDFDAIFLPGGHGTMFDFPDNQKLQKLLRNFYEADKIVAAVCHGPAGLVGATLSNGEPLVKGKRVSAFTDAEEVETTLDKHMPFLLESKLNELGATVLTGEKWATHHEVDGKLITGQNPQSTEVVAKEVVKQLG, via the coding sequence ATGTCTAAAAAAGTATTAATGGTCGTTACCAATCATGCAAAAATTACTGAGGATACACCAACAGGAATTTGGTTATCTGAATTCGGAGAGGCCTACAACGAGTTCAAAAATCACGGCTATGAAGTCACCGTTGCAAGTCCATCTGGCGGGGAAGCCCCTGTGGATCCAAATAGTGTGAGCGAAGATGAGCCGCAAGAGATTTTAAATACGAAGCCGCATTTAGAAAATACAACACCAATCAGCGAGGTGAACGCGGAAGATTTTGATGCTATCTTCCTTCCGGGAGGTCATGGTACGATGTTTGACTTCCCTGACAACCAAAAACTTCAGAAACTACTTCGCAACTTTTACGAAGCCGATAAAATTGTAGCCGCCGTCTGCCATGGTCCTGCAGGTTTAGTCGGAGCTACTTTATCTAATGGGGAGCCTCTCGTGAAAGGCAAACGAGTAAGCGCCTTTACTGATGCAGAAGAAGTGGAAACAACACTAGATAAACATATGCCGTTCTTACTGGAAAGCAAACTGAATGAACTTGGTGCCACAGTTCTAACAGGTGAGAAATGGGCTACGCACCATGAAGTAGACGGCAAATTAATTACTGGGCAAAACCCGCAGTCTACAGAAGTTGTAGCTAAAGAAGTTGTGAAACAATTAGGATAG
- a CDS encoding UDP-N-acetylmuramoyl-L-alanyl-D-glutamate--2,6-diaminopimelate ligase, with product MMIYLNDFQHMNIEHIFGPSQQIVNHLAFHSKRVEPHSAFFSIKGETFDGDYYIEEAIERGANVIVGTDPSLFQYLSYRNPYCTFVVVKNIRQAMASFSKFFYDAPDEKIKTIGVTGTNGKTTVTAYVRSLLTLLGMPTGSIGTTGIWTSKKKIDYKKSTPTTPESLDLHQIFRDLYEMNDEAAVMEVSSIALDQHRVDGIYFDVAIHTNFSEEHLEYHKTIDHYKECKLRLFEQAKNKVVNLDDKGMGEDLQEKCAGSMISYSIESHPKADLKAENIEVIEEGSFFNLIYKGESYRVYVPVYGTYNVANVLSAICTALHLGYNIYEVLAVLPELEGPEGRFQVIQTPHNQKVILDYAHTPVALNRLLEEVKKLDYNRLIVMIAGIGIRDFNKMPKMAATIEGKADEVVVTVDHPGYNDPQTVVDQVLTGFQQPTAPNIHTSLTRREGVLKSLELGEENDIILLTSGCINNAQIVKGEEIPHSDEEIIHAYFPPVVQ from the coding sequence ATGATGATCTATTTAAATGATTTTCAACATATGAATATTGAACATATCTTCGGTCCAAGCCAGCAAATTGTGAATCACTTGGCTTTTCATTCTAAGCGTGTAGAGCCGCACTCTGCTTTTTTCAGCATCAAAGGAGAAACGTTTGATGGGGACTACTACATTGAAGAAGCGATAGAAAGAGGCGCCAACGTTATCGTTGGCACAGATCCCTCATTATTTCAGTACTTGAGCTACCGAAACCCATACTGCACGTTCGTAGTAGTAAAAAACATCCGGCAAGCCATGGCTTCTTTTTCGAAGTTCTTTTATGATGCGCCGGACGAAAAAATCAAAACCATTGGTGTGACAGGTACGAATGGAAAAACAACGGTAACGGCTTATGTAAGATCCTTGTTGACCCTTCTTGGTATGCCGACTGGCTCTATAGGGACAACAGGAATCTGGACTTCAAAAAAGAAGATCGATTACAAAAAAAGCACCCCTACGACCCCTGAATCTCTAGACCTTCATCAAATCTTCAGGGATCTTTATGAGATGAATGATGAAGCAGCAGTTATGGAAGTTTCATCGATCGCCCTTGATCAACATCGAGTAGATGGAATCTATTTTGATGTAGCGATCCATACGAACTTCTCTGAAGAACATCTGGAATATCATAAGACGATTGATCACTACAAGGAATGTAAGCTGAGGTTATTTGAGCAGGCTAAAAACAAAGTCGTAAACCTTGATGATAAAGGAATGGGGGAAGACTTGCAGGAAAAATGCGCAGGGTCTATGATCTCTTACAGCATTGAGTCTCATCCCAAAGCTGATTTAAAAGCGGAAAACATTGAAGTTATAGAAGAAGGATCTTTCTTTAATTTAATTTACAAAGGGGAATCTTACCGTGTGTATGTTCCTGTTTATGGCACATACAATGTAGCTAATGTCCTTTCTGCGATTTGTACAGCCCTTCACCTCGGATACAACATTTACGAAGTGCTGGCAGTCTTGCCTGAATTAGAAGGACCTGAAGGACGTTTCCAGGTAATCCAAACCCCTCATAACCAAAAAGTCATTCTTGATTACGCTCATACACCGGTAGCCTTGAACCGTTTACTAGAAGAAGTGAAAAAGCTGGATTACAACCGATTAATTGTAATGATCGCGGGCATCGGCATTCGCGACTTTAACAAAATGCCAAAGATGGCAGCGACTATAGAAGGTAAAGCGGACGAAGTAGTTGTGACTGTCGATCATCCTGGTTATAATGACCCGCAAACGGTTGTTGATCAAGTGCTTACGGGATTCCAACAGCCGACCGCTCCGAATATACACACGTCTTTAACAAGAAGAGAAGGCGTACTGAAATCTCTTGAATTAGGTGAAGAGAATGACATCATCCTGCTTACAAGCGGGTGTATCAATAATGCACAGATTGTAAAAGGAGAAGAAATTCCGCATTCAGATGAAGAGATCATCCATGCGTATTTCCCTCCAGTTGTTCAGTGA
- a CDS encoding DUF1189 family protein — MGFIDSLINSLRLPKKEAMFRLNRKGMTNTIVYLFVLLAVLFLPDMIRTIRNLDTNLTEVSRGQYLVQVIVFYPMFILFLILIGVSMLAGIALLMRKALGRKLTYQQLWKLTAYAATLPLILTVVLKNIAIPDGVSAILFFVLFSFLMYRMITIYPKIPTNRLS, encoded by the coding sequence ATGGGGTTCATTGACTCGTTGATTAACAGTTTACGTTTACCAAAAAAAGAAGCGATGTTTCGTTTGAATCGTAAAGGAATGACAAATACGATTGTCTATTTGTTTGTTCTTTTAGCAGTCCTATTCCTGCCCGATATGATCCGTACGATTCGCAATCTTGATACCAACTTAACGGAAGTATCACGGGGACAGTATCTGGTACAGGTGATCGTTTTTTATCCGATGTTCATCCTTTTCCTGATTCTTATTGGGGTTTCAATGCTTGCAGGTATCGCTTTGTTAATGCGTAAAGCACTCGGGCGTAAGTTGACCTACCAGCAGCTGTGGAAGCTGACCGCCTATGCGGCCACGCTGCCATTGATCTTAACCGTTGTTCTTAAAAATATTGCCATTCCCGATGGTGTGAGCGCCATATTGTTTTTTGTGTTGTTCAGCTTTTTAATGTATCGAATGATTACTATTTATCCAAAAATACCAACGAATCGTTTGTCTTGA
- the ribF gene encoding riboflavin biosynthesis protein RibF has protein sequence METVEVSGRPPKNENKTVLVIGKLDGVHLGHQYLLHEAKKTVRSGEQLAVYSFSDHPKWVLKGEEEYNYTLTSSQHKREILDRFGVYRYYHVQFTEEYARTSPETFVFEHLSQMNLSRIVVGEDFRFGKGRGSDAEGLAELCRQIDIPVTILPVVKLNGEKISSTTIRTLVQQGHMEAAQAMLSRPFELTGIVEKGEQLGRELGFPTLNLGQIEEYVEVKPAVYLGVVELDETPEHYYTLISAGYRPTVNGDSYKVEAYLLDYSGDLYNHKVRIKFLRHLRDEVDFNGIEALVEQMKEDERKARLILGID, from the coding sequence ATGGAAACGGTTGAAGTATCAGGCAGACCACCGAAAAATGAAAACAAAACAGTGCTAGTCATTGGAAAACTTGATGGTGTCCACCTGGGACATCAATACCTTCTCCACGAAGCGAAAAAAACGGTTAGGAGCGGTGAACAGCTAGCTGTATATAGTTTTTCTGATCATCCTAAATGGGTGCTGAAAGGTGAGGAGGAATACAACTATACGCTTACTTCTTCTCAGCATAAGCGCGAAATCCTTGATCGTTTCGGTGTTTACCGGTATTACCATGTTCAGTTTACAGAGGAATATGCCCGGACATCTCCTGAAACGTTTGTTTTTGAGCATTTGAGTCAGATGAACCTTTCCCGGATTGTAGTAGGAGAGGATTTTCGATTTGGAAAAGGACGAGGGTCCGATGCTGAAGGGCTCGCTGAGCTTTGCAGACAAATTGACATCCCAGTTACCATTCTGCCTGTAGTGAAATTGAACGGTGAAAAAATTAGCAGTACAACGATTAGAACGCTTGTCCAGCAAGGTCATATGGAGGCTGCACAAGCGATGCTTTCTCGCCCCTTCGAACTGACTGGAATCGTAGAAAAAGGCGAACAACTGGGGAGAGAGCTCGGTTTCCCTACATTAAACCTCGGCCAGATTGAAGAATACGTGGAAGTGAAGCCGGCCGTATATTTAGGAGTCGTTGAGCTTGATGAAACACCCGAACATTATTACACGTTGATAAGCGCAGGGTACCGCCCAACAGTCAATGGTGATTCCTATAAAGTCGAGGCATACCTTCTCGATTATTCAGGTGATTTGTATAATCACAAAGTTCGAATAAAATTCTTAAGACATTTGCGCGATGAGGTGGACTTCAACGGGATTGAGGCCTTAGTTGAGCAAATGAAAGAGGACGAGCGTAAGGCACGATTGATTTTAGGCATAGATTAA
- a CDS encoding sunset domain-containing protein: protein MKYLGMLLSKSRFVIKYLFYTGVWVLGRVKHLISMPSSLAISKEPRLNREVTGLVKGHQNPDGELIYHIPGDPDYERIEHAVLFISEYEAMKAGYRKWNM from the coding sequence ATGAAGTACTTAGGAATGTTGCTGTCTAAATCAAGATTTGTCATTAAGTATCTTTTCTATACGGGCGTATGGGTGTTAGGTAGAGTAAAACATCTTATTTCCATGCCATCGAGCTTGGCTATCTCCAAAGAACCCAGACTAAATCGTGAAGTTACTGGATTAGTCAAGGGTCATCAAAATCCAGATGGAGAATTGATTTATCACATCCCTGGCGACCCTGATTACGAAAGAATAGAGCATGCGGTCCTGTTTATTTCAGAGTATGAAGCCATGAAAGCTGGATATCGAAAATGGAACATGTAA
- a CDS encoding HD domain-containing protein, which produces MIEKAKTFAAKAHAGQKRKNSNVDYIVHPVRVAKTLKEAGFPEAVICAGYLHDVVEDTDYDLSDIESHFDTEVKVMVAAHTEDKSKSWNARKTHTIETLRGAPLEIKALIIADKLDNLQSLRKDLEREGDAIWTHFKAGYEKQKWYNESIAEVMEEGLEAEKVPEFFHTYRELVKQTFD; this is translated from the coding sequence ATGATTGAAAAAGCTAAAACCTTTGCTGCAAAAGCTCATGCCGGACAAAAACGGAAGAATTCTAATGTCGATTATATTGTCCACCCCGTACGAGTTGCGAAGACCTTGAAAGAAGCAGGATTTCCGGAAGCAGTGATTTGCGCTGGATACCTCCATGATGTAGTGGAAGATACGGATTATGACTTAAGTGACATTGAAAGCCATTTCGATACTGAAGTAAAGGTGATGGTAGCTGCCCATACGGAAGATAAAAGCAAGTCATGGAATGCGAGAAAGACCCATACGATTGAAACTTTAAGAGGAGCCCCTCTGGAGATTAAAGCGCTGATAATCGCTGATAAGCTGGATAACCTCCAGTCTTTGCGCAAAGATTTAGAGCGGGAAGGCGATGCCATTTGGACTCATTTTAAAGCAGGCTATGAAAAGCAGAAGTGGTATAACGAATCGATTGCAGAGGTGATGGAAGAAGGACTTGAAGCAGAAAAAGTTCCTGAGTTCTTCCACACCTATCGAGAACTAGTCAAACAAACGTTTGATTAG
- a CDS encoding heavy metal translocating P-type ATPase encodes MKEYKLQGLSCANCAAEMESEIKKLDHGEGSQLKFGSSKLMVDEDVDLERVRQILKSDGASLVEEEGHEHHHHDHSHGPNMKLLVIFSGLIFGLTFFVESMVPGFVIILMYVVAMAISGYQTFIKGAKNLVRLKFNIDTLMTIALVGAVAIGEWREATMVAILFGLNEYLEGLGMEKARHSMEKLLKVAPKQATLLSEDGTEAVVPIESLEKGDIVLVKAGEKIPSDGIVMEGFSSVNEAAITGESLPVEKAPGETLYGGSINNEGLIKVKISKAYQDSSLAKILHLVEEAQDRKTPTELFINRFAKYYTPLIMVISGLVMVAPPLLTSAAWGASFYQGLAVLIVGCPCALILSSPIAIIAGITKNARNGILIKGGVFLEQLGKIESIAFDKTGTLTKGEPTVQEVKVYREDFYKIAGSIEKSSSHPIAKAVMKDVETKQQTLVEPTVVNAIPGKGIEAEIGEHEYYIGSEQTITHLTLPETQQKDIDALKEEGYTLVIVSSDEELLGVFGIADEIREESAGLMQSLHQAGIQQTIMLTGDHKKTAHKVADKIGVTNVYADLLPDQKVDQVKALSRNTKLAMVGDGINDAPALATADLGIAMGKGTDSAIETADIVLMQDHLGKLPSAVKIAKQVNRVVKLNISLALGLKLFALFLTIPGWLTLWVAILSDMGATILVTLISLTILWQKSEVHSHTTKEEAEVQPSA; translated from the coding sequence ATGAAGGAATATAAACTTCAGGGATTATCCTGTGCAAACTGTGCAGCGGAAATGGAAAGCGAAATTAAAAAGCTGGATCACGGGGAAGGTTCTCAGCTGAAATTTGGCTCCAGCAAACTCATGGTCGATGAGGATGTCGATCTGGAGAGAGTCCGGCAAATTCTTAAATCGGACGGTGCTTCATTAGTGGAAGAGGAAGGTCATGAGCATCACCACCACGACCATTCACACGGACCCAATATGAAGCTGCTCGTCATCTTTTCCGGGCTGATTTTCGGTTTGACATTTTTTGTTGAAAGCATGGTCCCTGGATTTGTTATAATTTTGATGTATGTTGTAGCCATGGCAATCAGCGGGTACCAGACGTTTATCAAAGGGGCAAAGAACCTCGTTCGGTTGAAGTTCAACATTGATACGTTAATGACAATTGCCCTTGTCGGAGCAGTTGCCATAGGGGAATGGCGGGAAGCCACCATGGTCGCAATCCTTTTTGGTCTGAATGAATATTTAGAAGGATTAGGAATGGAAAAAGCTCGTCATTCTATGGAAAAACTTTTGAAGGTGGCACCAAAGCAAGCGACCTTGCTTAGTGAAGACGGCACGGAAGCGGTCGTCCCTATAGAATCTTTGGAAAAAGGCGATATTGTGCTCGTTAAAGCAGGTGAGAAGATTCCATCGGATGGCATTGTCATGGAAGGGTTCAGTTCCGTTAATGAAGCGGCGATCACCGGAGAGTCACTGCCTGTAGAAAAAGCACCCGGGGAAACACTTTATGGTGGCAGTATTAACAATGAAGGATTAATAAAAGTAAAGATCTCCAAAGCTTATCAAGACTCTTCCTTAGCTAAGATTCTGCACCTTGTCGAAGAGGCACAGGACCGGAAGACTCCTACAGAGCTATTTATCAATCGTTTTGCCAAGTACTACACGCCATTAATTATGGTGATTTCCGGATTAGTCATGGTTGCACCGCCGTTACTAACGAGTGCTGCATGGGGAGCGTCCTTTTATCAAGGGTTAGCTGTCCTGATTGTAGGTTGTCCTTGTGCACTGATTCTTTCTTCACCGATTGCCATTATTGCGGGAATTACAAAGAATGCCCGTAATGGGATCTTAATTAAAGGTGGCGTGTTCCTTGAGCAGCTAGGCAAGATTGAAAGTATCGCTTTTGATAAAACAGGGACATTGACGAAAGGAGAACCGACCGTACAAGAGGTGAAAGTCTACCGCGAAGACTTTTATAAAATTGCGGGATCCATTGAAAAAAGTTCTTCTCACCCGATTGCGAAAGCTGTTATGAAGGACGTCGAAACGAAACAGCAGACGCTGGTAGAGCCTACGGTTGTAAACGCCATCCCTGGAAAAGGGATTGAGGCAGAGATCGGCGAGCATGAGTACTATATTGGTAGTGAACAGACGATTACTCATCTCACCCTTCCAGAAACACAGCAAAAGGATATTGATGCCCTTAAAGAGGAAGGATACACCCTTGTCATCGTATCGAGTGACGAAGAACTTCTCGGCGTATTTGGGATAGCGGATGAAATCAGAGAAGAAAGTGCCGGACTTATGCAAAGTCTCCATCAAGCAGGGATTCAACAGACGATCATGCTTACGGGCGACCATAAAAAAACAGCACACAAAGTAGCTGATAAAATTGGTGTTACGAATGTTTATGCTGATCTACTTCCAGACCAGAAAGTAGATCAGGTGAAAGCATTAAGCCGAAATACAAAACTTGCGATGGTTGGGGATGGGATTAATGATGCGCCTGCTCTTGCCACAGCTGATCTTGGTATCGCCATGGGTAAAGGTACGGACAGTGCAATTGAAACAGCTGATATTGTACTGATGCAAGATCACCTCGGCAAGCTGCCTAGTGCGGTTAAAATAGCTAAACAAGTTAACCGAGTAGTGAAATTAAATATTTCTCTTGCTTTAGGGTTGAAGCTGTTTGCGCTATTTCTGACGATTCCAGGCTGGTTGACCTTATGGGTCGCCATTTTATCAGATATGGGTGCGACGATTCTTGTAACACTGATCAGTCTGACAATCTTATGGCAAAAGTCAGAGGTACATTCTCATACAACTAAAGAAGAAGCGGAAGTCCAGCCTTCTGCATAA
- a CDS encoding YuzB family protein, with product MGVVVVEVCDGNLITELDIEGIIESEYPEVAVLMNECLSYCGMCALRPYAIVNGTRVFAKTPEEALDKIRVKIEEELAVYAD from the coding sequence ATGGGGGTAGTCGTTGTCGAAGTCTGTGACGGTAACTTGATTACGGAACTTGATATTGAAGGGATTATTGAGTCAGAATACCCTGAAGTGGCGGTACTCATGAATGAATGCCTTTCTTATTGCGGAATGTGTGCGCTGCGGCCATACGCGATTGTGAACGGCACGAGAGTTTTTGCCAAAACACCCGAAGAAGCTCTGGATAAAATTCGTGTTAAGATTGAAGAAGAACTGGCTGTATATGCCGATTAA